Proteins encoded in a region of the Canis lupus dingo isolate Sandy chromosome 17, ASM325472v2, whole genome shotgun sequence genome:
- the KCNF1 gene encoding potassium voltage-gated channel subfamily F member 1, translating into MDAAGERSLPEPGSRGSRGSRGSRAGDDIEIVVNVGGVRQVLYGDLLSQYPETRLAELMGCLAGGYDTIFSLCDDYDPGKREFYFDRDPDAFKCVIEVYYFGEVHMKKGICPICFKNEMDFWKVDLKFLDDCCKSHLSEKREELEEIARRVQLILDDLGVDSAEGRWRRCQKCVWKFLEKPESSCPARVVAVLSFLLILISSVVMCMGTIPELQVLDADGNRVEHPTLENVETACIGWFTLEYLLRLFSSPNKLHFALSFMNIVDVLAILPFYVSLTLTHLGARMMELTNVQQAVQALRIMRIARIFKLARHSSGLQTLTYALKRSFKELGLLLMYLAVGIFVFSALGYTMEQSHPETLFKSIPQSFWWAIITMTTVGYGDIYPKTTLGKLNAAISFLCGVIAIALPIHPIINNFVRYYNKQRVLETAAKHELELMELTSSSGGEGKVGCSRSDLDSLPPEPVGEEGPSWSSRLKLSHSDTFIPLLTEEKHHRTRLQSCK; encoded by the coding sequence ATGGACGCGGCGGGGGAGCGCAGCCTCCCGGAGCCGGGCAGCCGGGGCAGCCGGGGCAGCCGGGGCTCCCGGGCCGGCGACGACATCGAGATCGTGGTCAACGTGGGGGGCGTGCGGCAGGTGCTGTACGGGGACCTGCTCAGCCAGTACCCCGAGACCCGGCTGGCCGAGCTCATGGGCTGCCTGGCGGGGGGCTACGacaccatcttctccctgtgcGACGACTACGACCCCGGGAAGCGCGAATTCTACTTCGACAGGGACCCGGACGCCTTCAAGTGTGTCATCGAGGTGTACTACTTCGGGGAGGTCCACATGAAGAAGGGCATCTGTCCCATCTGCTTCAAGAACGAGATGGACTTCTGGAAGGTGGACCTCAAGTTCCTGGACGACTGCTGCAAGAGCCACCTGAGCGAGAAGCGCGAGGAGCTGGAGGAGATCGCGCGCCGCGTGCAGCTCATCCTCGACGACCTGGGCGTGGACTCGGCCGAGGGCCGCTGGCGCCGCTGCCAGAAGTGCGTCTGGAAGTTCCTGGAGAAGCCCGAGTCGTCGTGCCCGGCGCGGGTGGTGGCCGTGCTGTCCTTCCTGCTCATCCTCATCTCGTCGGTGGTCATGTGCATGGGCACCATCCCGGAGCTGCAGGTCCTGGACGCCGACGGCAACCGCGTGGAGCACCCGACGCTGGAGAACGTGGAGACGGCGTGCATCGGCTGGTTCACGCTGGAGTACCTGCTGCGCCTCTTCTCCTCGCCCAACAAGCTGCACTTCGCGCTGTCCTTCATGAACATCGTGGACGTGCTGGCCATCCTCCCCTTCTACGTGAGCCTCACGCTCACGCACCTGGGCGCGCGCATGATGGAGCTGACCAACGTGCAGCAGGCGGTGCAAGCCCTGCGCATCATGCGCATCGCCCGCATCTTCAAGCTGGCGCGCCACTCCTCGGGCCTGCAGACCCTCACCTACGCCCTCAAGCGCAGCTTCAAGGAGCTGGGGCTGCTGCTCATGTACCTGGCGGTGGGCATCTTCGTCTTCTCGGCGCTGGGCTACACCATGGAGCAGAGCCACCCCGAGACCCTGTTTAAGAGCATCCCCCAGTCTTTCTGGTGGGCCATCATCACCATGACCACCGTGGGCTACGGGGACATCTACCCCAAGACCACCCTGGGCAAGCTCAACGCGGCCATCAGCTTCCTGTGTGGGGTCATTGCCATCGCCCTGCCCATCCACCCCATCATCAACAACTTCGTCAGGTACTACAACAAGCAGCGGGTCCTGGAGACGGCCGCCAAGCACGAGCTGGAGCTGATGGAGCTCACCTCGAGCAGCGGGGGCGAGGGCAAGGTGGGGTGCTCCCGCAGTGACCTGGACAGCCTCCCGCCCGAGCccgtgggggaggaggggccgagCTGGAGCAGCCGGCTGAAGCTCTCCCACAGCGACACCTTCATCCCTCTCCTGACCGAGGAGAAACATCATAGGACCCGGCTCCAGAGTTGCAAGTGA